A window from Ornithorhynchus anatinus isolate Pmale09 chromosome X4, mOrnAna1.pri.v4, whole genome shotgun sequence encodes these proteins:
- the AICDA gene encoding single-stranded DNA cytosine deaminase — MDHQTLLSLLRKPQGIPCTNTSRFESLLEREKVGGSGTNALGSGVITSCPLLPAVCSLLMNQKKFLYHFKNVRWAKGRHETYLCYVVKRRDSATSFSLDFGHLRNKSGCHVELLFLRYISDWDLDPGRCYRVTWFTSWSPCYDCARHVAEFLRGNPNLSLRIFAARLYFCEDRMAEPEGLRRLHRAGVQIAIMTFKDYFYCWNTFVENRERTFKAWEGLHENSVRLSRRLRRILLPLYEVDDLRDAFRTLGL, encoded by the exons ATGGACCATCAGACACTCCTGAGTCTCCTCAGGAAGCCCCAGGGGATCCCGTGTACAAACACGAGCAGGTttgaaagcctcttggaaagggaaaag gTGGGAGGAAGCGGAACCAATGCCCTTGGCTCTGGGGTGATCacttcctgccctctcctccctgctgtcTGCAGCCTCTTGATGAATCAGAAGAAGTTCCTTTACCACTTCAAAAACGTACGCTGGGCCAAGGGGCGGCATGAAACCTACCTGTGCTACGTGGTGAAGCGGAGGGACAGTGCTACCTCCTTCTCACTGGACTTCGGCCACCTCCGAAACAAG TCAGGCTGCCACGTGGAGCTTCTCTTCCTCCGCTACATCTCTGACTGGGATCTGGACCCGGGCCGCTGCTACCGGGTCACGTGGTTCACGTCCTGGAGCCCCTGCTACGACTGCGCACGCCACGTGGCCGAGTTCCTGCGCGGGAACCCCAACCTGAGCCTGCGCATCTTTGCCGCCCGCCTCTACTTCTGCGAGGATCGCATGGCCGAGCCAGAGGGACTGCGGCGGCTCCACCGGGCCGGGGTGCAGATCGCCATCATGACCTTCAAAG atTACTTCTATTGTTGGAATACTTTTGTGGAGAACCGAGAGCGGACATTCAAGGCCTGGGAGGGGCTGCATGAGAATTCAGTCCGTCTGTCCAGAAGGCTCCGGCGGATCCTATTG CCGCTGTATGAAGTGGATGACTTAAGAGATGCCTTCCGCACCTTGGGACTCTGA